The Pseudoliparis swirei isolate HS2019 ecotype Mariana Trench chromosome 16, NWPU_hadal_v1, whole genome shotgun sequence genome includes a window with the following:
- the anxa13 gene encoding annexin A13 isoform X2 codes for MGNCQPTIVHYEDFDVVADIKAIRKACKGFGTDEQAIIDILANRSSAQRQEIKYAYFEKYDDLVDVLKKELSGSFENALLAMLDPPVVFAVKELRKAMKGAGTDEDVLVEILCTATNADIAMFKECYFQVHERDLEADIEGDTSGDVRNLLMALLEGNRDETYEVDEQLAEEDATCLFEAGEGGFGTDESTFTYVLASRNYLQLQATFKIYEQLSGTEILDAIENETSGTLKKCYIALVRVAKNPQLYFARRLNDAMAGAGTDEDTLIRIIVCRSEYDLETIKDLYLEKYDVSLKEALRDECGGDFKRLLLGICH; via the exons CCCACCATCGTGCACTACGAGGACTTTGACGTCGTCGCCGACATCAAGGCCATCCGCAAAGCCTGCAAAGGGTTCG GAACAGATGAGCAGGCCATCATCGACATCCTGGCAAACCGCAGCTCGGCTCAGCGGCAGGAAATTAAATACGCCTATTTTGAAAAGTATGATGAT TTGGTGGACGTGTTGAAGAAAGAGTTGTCGGGCAGCTTCGAGAACGCCCTCCTCGCCATGCTGGACCCGCCCGTCGTCTTCGCCGTGAAGGAGCTGAGGAAGGCCATGAAGGGGGCCGGCACCGACGAGGACGTCCTGGTGGAGATCCTCTGCACCGCCACCAACGCC GACATTGCCATGTTCAAGGAATGCTACTTTCAAG TGCACGAGCGTGACCTTGAAGCCGACATCGAGGGAGACACGAGCGGGGACGTGAGGAACCTGCTCATGGCTCTGCTGGAG GGCAACAGAGACGAGACGTACGAGGTGGACGAGCAGCTGGCGGAGGAAGACGCCACCTGCCTGTTTGAG GCGGGCGAGGGTGGATTCGGAACGGACGAGTCCACGTTCACCTACGTCCTGGCCTCCAGAAATTACCTGCAGCTCCAGGCCACCTTCAAGATCTACGAGCAG CTCTCTGGAACGGAGATCCTGGACGCCATCGAGAACGAGACGTCTGGCACGCTGAAGAAATGCTACATCGCTCTTG TGAGAGTTGCTAAGAACCCTCAGCTCTACTTCGCCCGGCGACTGAACGACGCCATGGCGGGAGCGGGCACCGACGAGGACACCCTCATTCGCATCATTGTGTGTCGCTCCGAG TACGATTTGGAGACCATCAAAGACCTGTACCTGGAGAAATACGACGTGTCCCTGAAGGAGGCCCTGAGGGATGAGTGCGGCGGGGACTTCAAACGCCTCCTCCTGGGTATCTGCCACTGA
- the anxa13 gene encoding annexin A13 isoform X1, protein MGNCQPTIVHYEDFDVVADIKAIRKACKGFGTDEQAIIDILANRSSAQRQEIKYAYFEKYDDELVDVLKKELSGSFENALLAMLDPPVVFAVKELRKAMKGAGTDEDVLVEILCTATNADIAMFKECYFQVHERDLEADIEGDTSGDVRNLLMALLEGNRDETYEVDEQLAEEDATCLFEAGEGGFGTDESTFTYVLASRNYLQLQATFKIYEQLSGTEILDAIENETSGTLKKCYIALVRVAKNPQLYFARRLNDAMAGAGTDEDTLIRIIVCRSEYDLETIKDLYLEKYDVSLKEALRDECGGDFKRLLLGICH, encoded by the exons CCCACCATCGTGCACTACGAGGACTTTGACGTCGTCGCCGACATCAAGGCCATCCGCAAAGCCTGCAAAGGGTTCG GAACAGATGAGCAGGCCATCATCGACATCCTGGCAAACCGCAGCTCGGCTCAGCGGCAGGAAATTAAATACGCCTATTTTGAAAAGTATGATGAT GAGTTGGTGGACGTGTTGAAGAAAGAGTTGTCGGGCAGCTTCGAGAACGCCCTCCTCGCCATGCTGGACCCGCCCGTCGTCTTCGCCGTGAAGGAGCTGAGGAAGGCCATGAAGGGGGCCGGCACCGACGAGGACGTCCTGGTGGAGATCCTCTGCACCGCCACCAACGCC GACATTGCCATGTTCAAGGAATGCTACTTTCAAG TGCACGAGCGTGACCTTGAAGCCGACATCGAGGGAGACACGAGCGGGGACGTGAGGAACCTGCTCATGGCTCTGCTGGAG GGCAACAGAGACGAGACGTACGAGGTGGACGAGCAGCTGGCGGAGGAAGACGCCACCTGCCTGTTTGAG GCGGGCGAGGGTGGATTCGGAACGGACGAGTCCACGTTCACCTACGTCCTGGCCTCCAGAAATTACCTGCAGCTCCAGGCCACCTTCAAGATCTACGAGCAG CTCTCTGGAACGGAGATCCTGGACGCCATCGAGAACGAGACGTCTGGCACGCTGAAGAAATGCTACATCGCTCTTG TGAGAGTTGCTAAGAACCCTCAGCTCTACTTCGCCCGGCGACTGAACGACGCCATGGCGGGAGCGGGCACCGACGAGGACACCCTCATTCGCATCATTGTGTGTCGCTCCGAG TACGATTTGGAGACCATCAAAGACCTGTACCTGGAGAAATACGACGTGTCCCTGAAGGAGGCCCTGAGGGATGAGTGCGGCGGGGACTTCAAACGCCTCCTCCTGGGTATCTGCCACTGA